From Pectinophora gossypiella chromosome 18, ilPecGoss1.1, whole genome shotgun sequence, one genomic window encodes:
- the LOC126374886 gene encoding transmembrane emp24 domain-containing protein bai: MEVYYLAFLLSVFWHGTDAIMWSLAPNTQKCLKEELRANVLVAGDYEVTEAAGQRIDYIVRDSKSHILAQKESITKGKFTFVTETYDTFEVCFISKVPPERRGVSQDVTLDIKIGIEAKNYEGIGEAAKLKPMELELKRLEDLSEAIVQDFTLMRKREEEMRDTNESTNNRVLFFSVFSMVCLLGLATWQVLYLRRYFKAKKLIE, encoded by the exons ATGGAGGTGTACTATCTCGCGTTTTTGTTGAGTGTCTTCTGGCATGGGACCGATGCTATCATGTGGAGTCTCGCTCCCAACACACAGAAGTGTTTGAAGGAAGAACTTCGAGCCAACGTGCTCGTGGCGGGAGACTATGAGGTCACAGAAGCCGCCGGCCAGAGGATCGACTACATT GTACGTGATTCCAAAAGTCATATCCTAGCACAGAAGGAGTCTATCACTAAGGGAAAATTCACATTTGTCACAGAAACTTATGACACATTTGAGGTGTGCTTCATTTCCAAGGTGCCTCCAG AGCGTCGTGGCGTGAGCCAAGATGTAACGCTGGACATCAAAATCGGAATTGAAGCCAAGAATTATGAAGGC ATTGGCGAAGCAGCTAAGTTGAAGCCAATGGAGCTCGAACTGAAGAGATTAGAGGATTTATCTGAAGCCATCGTACAGGACTTCACGCTTATGAGGAAGAGGGAAGAGGAGATGAGAGATACCAAtg AGTCAACAAACAACAGAGTGCTATTCTTCAGCGTATTCTCGATGGTGTGCCTGCTCGGTCTAGCAACTTGGCAAGTTCTGTATTTACGCCGATACTTCAAGGCTAAAAAGCTCATTGAATAG
- the LOC126374876 gene encoding zinc transporter 7 yields MLPLTQKDTRLPRGPFGGLREKFQNWFRLIYSDKNSRNLFLFLLLNLSFAFVELFYGVWTNSLGLISDAFHMFFDCTGLVAGLAASLVSKWRANERFSYGYARAEVLAGFVNGLFLLFIAFFIMSEAVERAIEPPEVKHERLLLVSILGFLVNMVGIYAFHHGHGHGHGGHGHSHGGHGHSHNHHGHSHGDEIEAPNGAGSAIMRGVFLHVLADTLGSVGVIISAILMKTFGWMRADPICSMAIALLIAASVVPLVRDSAGVLMQRTPSSIERALPNLYTRVVGLAGVHAIQEPHFWTLCSDVHVGAIKLEVAREVDPRYVTEQANRIFREAGVKHLTVQLDYSPL; encoded by the exons ATGTTGCCACTGACGCAGAAAGACACGCGGCTCCCGCGCGGGCCCTTCGGTGGACTACGGGAAAAGTTCCAAAACTGGTTTAGGCTAATTTATTCTGATAAGAATTCTAGGAATTTGTTCCTTTTCCTTCTACTTAATTTGTCTTTCGCATTTGTTGAACTTTTTTATGGTGTATGGACAAATAGTTTag gtcTAATTTCGGATGCATTCCACATGTTCTTTGACTGCACTGGGCTAGTGGCAGGTCTAGCTGCATCCTTAGTGTCCAAATGGCGAGCAAACGAACGCTTCTCGTATGGATACGCGAGAGCCGAAGTATTAGCTGGCTTTGTAAATGGACTGTTCCtgttatttattgcatttttcATTATGAGTGAGGCAGTGGAACGAGCTATTGAGCCTCCTgag GTGAAACACGAGCGCCTATTGCTGGTATCTATCCTCGGGTTTTTAGTCAACATGGTGGGCATCTACGCCTTCCACCACGGCCACGGCCACGGCCACGGGGGCCACGGTCACTCCCACGGGGGCCACGGCCACTCCCACAACCACCACGGGCACTCCCACGGGGACGAGATCGAGGCCCCCAACGGCGCGGGGTCGGCCATCATGCGCGGTGTGTTCCTACACGTCCTAGCAGACACTTTAGGATCGGTCGGTGTGATTATATCCGCTATTCTCATGAAGACATTCGGTTGGATGCGCGCGGATCCAATCTGTTCCATGGCGATCGCGTTACTCATCGCCGCTAGTGTTGTTCCGTTAGTGCGCGATTCAGCTGGTGTACTCATGCAACGGACTCCATCGTCCATCGAGCGGGCGCTACCAAACTTATACACTCGGGTAGTAGGCCTTGCCGGGGTCCACGCGATTCAGGAGCCACACTTCTGGACCCTGTGCAGTGACGTGCACGTGGGCGCCATCAAACTTGAAGTCGCCAGAGAGGTTGATCCACGCTACGTCACGGAACAAGCTAACAGGATTTTCCGGGAAGCAGGCGTCAAACACCTCACCGTCCAACTGGACTACTCCCCGCTCTGA